In a single window of the Labeo rohita strain BAU-BD-2019 chromosome 23, IGBB_LRoh.1.0, whole genome shotgun sequence genome:
- the zgc:158263 gene encoding ceramide kinase family protein, whose protein sequence is MEIDSVRVESSLWIGNKRYRAHLSGWYFSWTEIDKGNREKKTISVPVSEVIGVKEGRVEIQPQKKVEDTDLDFTLFYVKRSSKGNGIRAPWSLGRTQFCCPSRAVRDQWITQLRTALKTHSPSRPHRLLVFINPFGGKKRGKQIFHSLVAPLFELAGISSHVVVTERANQARDYILKKDLTGFDGVICVGGDGMFSELLHGVIGRTQQEAGVSEHDLTVMLQPCDLHIGIIPAGSTDCVCFTTIGINDPVTSTLHIIIGDSQPLDVCSVHYQSTLVRYSVSMVGYGFYGDVLAESERHRWMGPLRYDYSGCMVYLCNRSYPGLVQYLPADSHVSSPRDNTRCLSGCRVCSESKERLFPHFDSSSSLYSTNVSQYSNELEGEWVTVEGRFKCVSLTCMSSSCPKSPTGLSPSAHLADGTADLILVRETNPLGFLTYLHRHTNTQDQFDLPFVEVHRVRAVRFSLPPGEEEEEEEEEEDDREVQASAEDPEKLCSSNTAGHSQQNLTARTERRNVTIREKRRGFVCGPCCTKPRSVSVWNCDGEILPHTEISCRVHGQLVRLFARGIEDSTS, encoded by the exons ATGGAGATAGATTCGGTGAGAGTCGAGTCGAGTCTGTGGATCGGGAATAAGCGGTACAGAGCTCACCTGAGCGGATGGTACTTCAGCTGGACTGAGATCGACAAGGGGAACCGGGAGAAGAAAACAA TTTCAGTGCCGGTGTCAGAGGTGATTGGGGTGAAGGAGGGTCGAGTTGAGATCCAACCCCAGAAGAAAGTAGAAGACACTGACCTTGATTTTACAC TATTCTATGTGAAGCGCAGCAGCAAAGGAAATGGCATCAGAGCGCCGTGGAGTCTGGGCAGGACCCAGTTCTGCTGTCCAAGCCGGGCCGTCCGGGATCAATGGATCACTCAACTCCGAACCGCACTCAAAACCCACA GCCCCTCGCGTCCTCACAGGTTGTTGGTGTTCATTAATCCTTTCGGAGGAAAGAAGAGGGGGAAACAGATCTTTCATTCTCTAGTGGCCCCTCTGTTCGAGCTGGCTGGCATCAGCTCACATGTTGTGG TGACTGAACGAGCAAATCAGGCCAGAGACTACATCCTGAAGAAAGACTTAACAGGGTTTGATGG AGTCATATGCGTGGGTGGAGACGGCATGTTCAGCGAGCTCCTGCATGGTGTGATTGGACGAACCCAGCAGGAGGCGGGAGTTTCAGAACACGACCTGACTGTAATGCTGCAGCCGTGTGACCTCCACATTGGCATTATTCCAGCAG GCTCTACagattgtgtgtgtttcactACCATAGGCATAAATGACCCTGTGACATCGACGCTGCACATCATCATTG GAGACTCTCAGCCTCTGGATGTGTGTTCTGTCCATTATCAGTCAACACTGGTGCGTTATTCCGTCTCTATGGTGGGCTACGGTTTTTATGGGGATGTTTTGGCAGAGAGCGAGAGGCACCGCTGGATGGGCCCTCTCAGATATGATTATTCAG GTTGTATGGTGTACTTATGTAACAGGAGCTATCCGGGACTAGTGCAATACCTACCTGCTGATTCCCATGTCTCCAGCCCACGGGACAACACTCGCTGCCTCTCAGG ATGCCGAGTGTGTTCGGAGAGCAAAGAAAGGCTGTTTCCACACTTTGACAGCTCCAGTTCTCTCTACAGCACTAATGTGAGCCAGTACAGCAATGAGTTAGAGG GTGAGTGGGTGACCGTTGAAGGCAGGTTCAAGTGTGTCTCTCTCACCTGTATGTCAAGCTCATGTCCAAAGAGCCCAACGGGTCTTTCGCCATCCGCCCATCTGGCCGACGGGACGGCAGACCTCATCCTGGTGCGAGAAACAAATCCTCTGGGCTTTCTCACGTACCTTCAcaggcacacaaacacacaggatCAG TTTGACCTGCCCTTCGTTGAAGTTCATCGTGTCAGGGCTGTTCGGTTTTCTCTACCCcctggagaagaagaagaagaagaagaggaggaggaggatgatcGAGAAGTTCAGGCCTCCGCTGAAGATCCTGAGAAACTGTGCAGTAGTAACACTGCAGGTCACTCACAGCAGAATCTGACAGCGAGGACGGAGAGAAGAAATGTGACGATTAGAGAAAAGCGCAGAGGCTTCGTGTGTGGGCCTTGCTGCACGAAACCACGCTCAGTATCAGTGTGGAACTGCGATGGAGAGATTCTACCTCACACCGAGATCTCGTGCAG